CCGTCTGATACTCTTGTTCCATCTGATATTCCTCAATCACCACTTCGGTTAGATATTGTAAATAACGTTCGTAATTTCCAATACAAAAAGTAAGAAAAGGGTTCCAATAAAAAACGGATTGATTGCTCAAGTATTCATGAATCGCTAGATATAAAACCGTTTTTCTTTCTGCCGATCGTCTTGCTTCCGGTATTTCGGGCCGCTCTCCGGCAAGCATATCTCTGGCCAGCTCCATCACCTGTTCGCGCTCATTTGGTTCACGATATTGATAATGTTCTTTGATGAGCTTTTCAACAAATAATACTTCATATCGTTGGATAATTTCATCGGTTAAAACCGCTGCCACATAGGGGCGTACACTATGCTTCCATTCCAAGTCTGACCCATCATACCGACAATGAATCACATCCTGGTTGGAATGCATGTACAAGGAAAATGATGGAATATCCTTCAATCTTGAAAGCTCTCTCTTCACACGGTCATACACACGTGCACAATCGTGACCATGGGTAAATTCAATTGCTAACAAACAAAGCCCTCCTCCAAACCTACGATAATCGATGCCGCATCTATGCACGCCATTCCGTCTGCTATCATGTCTATGGGCAAGCCTCATGTTTCATGCCTAATTTTTGTGCAAGGCTCTAACCATGACTGTTTCAGCAACGTGGAAGAGGACTAAGACCTACCTGAAACTGTTTCCATCAAACATTGTATCGATTCAATTCATGCCAAACTTCGTGTGTGTCGTTCTTTTTGGTTACTTCGTGCTAGTTCCTACCAAATTTCTCATGTTTCCTTTGTTTTTATCTTCACCATCACGGTAGGCGCACATTGAAAAACCCCCGCGGGCAGTCACTCGCGGGGTTCTCATCGATTTGTTTCTAGTTTTGCATCACAAAGTCTTTTTTCACTCGCTCATCTTCCGCAAATACGTGCAACGTATTATACTTTGTATCCCGTACAGCCGGTGTTTTTCCTGCTTCACGGATAATATCGAGCGCGCGGTTGTTGTTTACTTTATACGTAGTCCCGGCGGAGGAGACGACGTTTTCTTCAATCATCGTGCTACCGAAATCGTTGCAACCGAAATGAAGGGATCGCTTGCCGGTTTCCGGTCCCATCGTTACCCATGACGATTGGAAATTCGGGATGTTATCGAGGAATAAACGGGAGATCGCCACATTTTTCAAATACCCGTTTGGCGTAATGCGCTCCCCTTTCATGCGCGTGTTATCCGGCTGGAATGTCCAAGAAATAAAAGCTAAAAATGGACGCAATTCATCCTGGGCATCACGCACCCGCTGCAAATGCAACGCGCGTTCACGGGATGATTCACCGAAACCGATCACCATCGTGGCCGTACTGTGCATGCCGAGTTTTTTGGCCGTTTTCATACAGTCAATCCACTCGACCCATGAATCTTTCAAACGGCTCACTTTTTTACGGTTGGATTCCGTTAAAATTTCCGCACCGCCGCCGGGGATAGAATCAAGACCGGCATCTTTAAGTTCTTGCAAAACTTCTTCGAGCGAAAGTCCTGACACTTCGACCATCTTATAAATCTCGGTCGGCGAAAACGAGTGCATCGTGATGTCCGGAAAGTGCTGCTTAATTTTTCTAAGTAAATTTGTATAGTAACTAAACGGAAGGTCGGGGTTCGTTCCGCCCTGCATCAAAATTTCCGTTCCGCCCACATCAACAGTGTCCTGGATTTTATCCAAAATCTCATCGTCCGAGAGCACATACCCTTCTTCGTGCCCCGGCGGGCGGTAAAATGCGCAAAATCTGCAATACGTATCGCAAAGGTTGGTATGATTAACATTACGGCCGATGACGAATGTTGTCATAGGGTCCGGGTGCCATTTTTTCATCACTTGATCGGCTGCTGCCCCGATCTTTTCCAGCTCGCTCTCGTCACTTTCATATAATTCAACGGCATCGTCCATCGTTAGACGTTCGCCGGCGACAGCTTTTTCCAATATCGTGTCGACGCTCATGAGGCATCCTCCTTCAATCCATCGTCTCCCTAATATCCTACCATAAAATATGGCGAAATGACGAATTTCATAACTTTATAATGTCATCGCTCTTTCATGACGCCTCGGGTTCGAATTTTTCACCCTTCAGAGGTGCCATATAGAGCCTATGCCTCCCTGCGATTGCGGCCGGATAAATACAACTCGGTTGTAAACGGACGAATGCGTTCCATAATACGTTTCGCTTTCATCCTTTCTTCCCCGCCTTTATTGGAATAGGAAAGATGGCCCTCCAGCTCTTCGTAATCCCAGTTCGACGTAAAAATCGTCGGCAATTTTTCGGTCATTCGGTATTGTAAAATCGCGCCGAGGACATCATCGCGAATCCAATTTGACATCGTTTCCGCGCCGATGTCATCAAGCATAAGCACCGGCACACTTTTCACGGCATCGATTTTTTCGCTTACATTTCCGTCTCCGACTGCTTGGCGCATTTCGCGGAAAAATTCAGGCGCGTAGACAAGCAACGATTGGATATTTCGCTTCGCGAGGGCATTCGCGATCGCCGCAATCAAATACGTTTTCCCGACGCCAAACATACCGTGTAGATAGAGGCCTTGCCCATTCTCTCCGGGGTTTGCCTCCCGTTCGAATTCAAGGGCGGTTTCCAACGCCGTCGCCCTCGTGTCATCCGTGTCATCGATTTCCATATTTTCAAAGCTTGCTTTTTTAAATTCTTCGGATACATACAGACTTTTCACAAGGGATTCTTGCTGTTTTCGACGATTCGCAGCTATTTGCAACGGACAAGGATGATAGCGCATTTGAATCTGTCCATGTTCAGGGTATAATTCAGGTTGATAGCCTGGCATTGGATTCGGGCATTTTGCAAGCCCCGGGCAATGGTCACAATTTTGCCAGGAGTTTTTGTACTCGAGCAATGCCGTCATCCCTTGGGGGACAGCCCCTTCATGTAACTCCTTGTCATTCTCCGTCAGCCAGTCATTCACACGCGAATCATTTAATACCGTCTGTTGCACTCGCTCGAGCGCGTCTTCCCAGCCGGCATCCTGCATATATTTTTTTAATGACGTTTGTATGGGTTCCATCTTGCGTCATCCCTTTCGATGCTGCTGTAAAAGCGACTGGATTTTTTCACGCTTCTCGTCGACGCGCTTTCGTTTTTCTTCGTCGCTTGCTTCCGTTACTTCACCGGTCAACCACTTCGGCAAACGTTCTTTGCGCTGATTTGTCTTCTTCTTTTGCTGCGTTGAGCTTTTGCTTTGCTTTTGTGACTGTCCTTGTCTTTTTTTATATTCCTTTTTGGCAAGCCCCATCGCTTCTTCGACGGTTTTCAAATTTTCTCTGGACCAGTGGCCCGCGATTTTTTCCACCAGATGCCTGTCAAGTTTACGATTATTGACCTCCATCATATAATCAATCAACACATTCGCTACCCCTGGCATCAATTGATAATCAAAAAGCAGTGATTCAGCCAAACGGGCATCAGCGGGAGGGACCCTCGCTCCATTTTCCGTATAGCTTTCAAGCAATGTTAAGGGCGCGACCGACTCGTAATAGCGAATTATCGCGCCCTCTTCATCCAGCGGCTCGCCGGTATCCTTCGTTTCCACCGTTTCTTCCGGCTCGTCCGTCCTTAAACCGAGTGCCGGAGGGCTCTGTCCATAGGACATTCGATACCATTCCTGAATTTTTTTTCGCAAGCGTTGGATATCCACTTCTTCATCCCCCACAAGTGCTTGCTGTATAAGCTGGCTCATAGAAGCGGCATCGATGCGGTATACAAAAGCAAGTCGGCTGACTGCTTTTTTTACATTGAATGTGAGAAGTGCTTCACGGTTAAAAAATGAAGGCAAACGTTGATATAAAAGGTCAAAATCAAAAAGATCTTCCTGTATATCGACCTCGGGGCTTTCGGGGTCCGTGACGAGCTGCACGTTGGGCTCCCCTGCTCCCTGCTCCGCATTCGGGATAAGTTCCGATGGGTGAAGAGAGGTAAACACATCGTTAAAGGAAGCGGTCACTTCCGACCAGTTTCCTTCCATTTCAGGAATGATAAACTGTTGCCGCAGGTGGCGATATTTGTTCTTCCCCGTGCGGTTATATAAAAAAACGCTAAGCACATCGTCGGAGAAAAATGCTTGCGGGGCCATTGGGGGGAGAAGTTCATATGCAAATTGCCGGTCTTCGTTTCCAGCGACGGCTAATGCGTATGTTTTTAAAAGTCCGATCCCTTCAAGTTTTCGGCGGGCTTCCAACAACGTCGCCAAGCTTTCACCAGTTACAATCATGAGTTCACGATGCGTCGTCCCTTCACATTCATAAACACCCCGTGTCAAACGATGGTAGAGCGTTTGGTAGAGGTTTATGGCCTGTGCCCCGATCAATGGCTGATAAAGTTGCGTAAGCACTTGTTTGTCGGTTGCTCTTGAATCTTGGGTCATACGCACACGCAAACCATCCACAGGCAACACTTGTTTCCAAGAGTTTTCCATGTGTACATCATCTCTTTTCGGATCCGTTTTCCTCATTTTTATTCATCAGTTCTTCCAGCTCATTGATGAAAACATTGATATCTTTAAACTGTCGGTAAACAGAGGCAAAACGAACATACGCTACATCGTCAATTTTCGCCAGATGTTTCATGACCTGCTCGCCTACCGCGTGAGTGGACACTTCGGCCTCTCCGTCATTCCTTAATTCCGCTTCTACTTTTGTGACAATATCCTCCAATTTTTCAAGCGCAACCGGCCGCTTTTCGCACGCGCGAATAAGTCCACGCAACATTTTTTCACGGCTAAACTCTTCGCGATTTCCATCTTTTTTTACAATAACGAGTGGCGTAACTTCCACAACTTCAAACGTCGTAAAACGATGGAAACATGAATCGCATTCCCTGCGACGTCGTATAGACTTATGGTCGTCGTGTGGGCGCGAATCGAGAACGCGAGCACCGTTGACTTGACAGGCCGGGCAGCGCATCGGATAACCTCCATTTCCTACGAGCGTAAAATTAATTATATGAAAAGAAATCATCGGGCAATCCCGATGGAGCATCATTTTTGCTTACCTTTTATGCCTTGATTATAGTTTATCATACCATTTTCGTTCCCTGTTTTGAAAGGAAGGAATTTACCCGTC
The Salicibibacter kimchii DNA segment above includes these coding regions:
- the ytxC gene encoding sporulation protein YtxC, with protein sequence MLAIEFTHGHDCARVYDRVKRELSRLKDIPSFSLYMHSNQDVIHCRYDGSDLEWKHSVRPYVAAVLTDEIIQRYEVLFVEKLIKEHYQYREPNEREQVMELARDMLAGERPEIPEARRSAERKTVLYLAIHEYLSNQSVFYWNPFLTFCIGNYERYLQYLTEVVIEEYQMEQEYQTVVDELRSYVEIVQPKVQELHLWYENRDHFWLVDMEGNQWGPQQRMKHTESTLVFEKGLPPTERIISPIASIAPKRLYIYTSQDDGVIQTLRAIFQERLNARSFAQWHFSI
- the mqnC gene encoding cyclic dehypoxanthinyl futalosine synthase, producing the protein MSVDTILEKAVAGERLTMDDAVELYESDESELEKIGAAADQVMKKWHPDPMTTFVIGRNVNHTNLCDTYCRFCAFYRPPGHEEGYVLSDDEILDKIQDTVDVGGTEILMQGGTNPDLPFSYYTNLLRKIKQHFPDITMHSFSPTEIYKMVEVSGLSLEEVLQELKDAGLDSIPGGGAEILTESNRKKVSRLKDSWVEWIDCMKTAKKLGMHSTATMVIGFGESSRERALHLQRVRDAQDELRPFLAFISWTFQPDNTRMKGERITPNGYLKNVAISRLFLDNIPNFQSSWVTMGPETGKRSLHFGCNDFGSTMIEENVVSSAGTTYKVNNNRALDIIREAGKTPAVRDTKYNTLHVFAEDERVKKDFVMQN
- the dnaI gene encoding primosomal protein DnaI; amino-acid sequence: MEPIQTSLKKYMQDAGWEDALERVQQTVLNDSRVNDWLTENDKELHEGAVPQGMTALLEYKNSWQNCDHCPGLAKCPNPMPGYQPELYPEHGQIQMRYHPCPLQIAANRRKQQESLVKSLYVSEEFKKASFENMEIDDTDDTRATALETALEFEREANPGENGQGLYLHGMFGVGKTYLIAAIANALAKRNIQSLLVYAPEFFREMRQAVGDGNVSEKIDAVKSVPVLMLDDIGAETMSNWIRDDVLGAILQYRMTEKLPTIFTSNWDYEELEGHLSYSNKGGEERMKAKRIMERIRPFTTELYLSGRNRREA
- a CDS encoding replication initiation and membrane attachment family protein, whose translation is MENSWKQVLPVDGLRVRMTQDSRATDKQVLTQLYQPLIGAQAINLYQTLYHRLTRGVYECEGTTHRELMIVTGESLATLLEARRKLEGIGLLKTYALAVAGNEDRQFAYELLPPMAPQAFFSDDVLSVFLYNRTGKNKYRHLRQQFIIPEMEGNWSEVTASFNDVFTSLHPSELIPNAEQGAGEPNVQLVTDPESPEVDIQEDLFDFDLLYQRLPSFFNREALLTFNVKKAVSRLAFVYRIDAASMSQLIQQALVGDEEVDIQRLRKKIQEWYRMSYGQSPPALGLRTDEPEETVETKDTGEPLDEEGAIIRYYESVAPLTLLESYTENGARVPPADARLAESLLFDYQLMPGVANVLIDYMMEVNNRKLDRHLVEKIAGHWSRENLKTVEEAMGLAKKEYKKRQGQSQKQSKSSTQQKKKTNQRKERLPKWLTGEVTEASDEEKRKRVDEKREKIQSLLQQHRKG
- the nrdR gene encoding transcriptional regulator NrdR, which produces MRCPACQVNGARVLDSRPHDDHKSIRRRRECDSCFHRFTTFEVVEVTPLVIVKKDGNREEFSREKMLRGLIRACEKRPVALEKLEDIVTKVEAELRNDGEAEVSTHAVGEQVMKHLAKIDDVAYVRFASVYRQFKDINVFINELEELMNKNEENGSEKR